One region of Strongyloides ratti genome assembly S_ratti_ED321, chromosome : X genomic DNA includes:
- a CDS encoding Histone H4 family and Histone core domain and Histone-fold domain-containing protein yields the protein MSGRGKGGKGLGKGGAKRHRKVLRDNIQGITKPAIRRLARRGGVKRISGLIYEETRTVLKSFLENVIRDAVTYCEHAKRKTVTAMDVVYALKRQGRTLYGFGG from the coding sequence ATGTCAGGCCGTGGAAAAGGTGGAAAAGGACTTGGAAAAGGTGGTGCTAAACGCCATAGAAAAGTTCTTCGTGATAATATTCAAGGAATCACCAAACCAGCTATTCGCCGTCTTGCCCGTAGAGGTGGTGTAAAACGTATTTCTGGACTTATTTATGAAGAAACTCGTACAGTTCTTAAATCTTTCTTAGAAAATGTTATTCGAGATGCTGTTACTTATTGTGAACATGCTAAAAGAAAAACTGTTACAGCTATGGATGTTGTTTATGCACTTAAAAGACAAGGAAGAACTCTTTATGGATTTGGAGgataa
- a CDS encoding Mucin 18B encodes MFYGNIFLFFILITDISARYGPAPKRGYGSQQNNPVQNNIPVINYPYYPYYTYPYYPYIPYYPPQYNIPYSCKRYYNKKIKLLEFQLKKTNDYLKHLKLKLKEIEENPSKSYEQKKLYKIIKQKIYYANKYLDKYKKELSYFKQKLSKCWGYKTTTTKHSTTKKLTTIKSSTGEISTTNKHSTTMNSTTIKPSTTEKPFTVVISTSKNPTTPNLSTTLKPSTIKNSTTKKSTTAKHSTIRKSTTIKSSTGKISTTLKPSTIKHSTTMKSTTTKNSTTKKSTTIESSTGKISTTLKPSTIKHSTTVKSTTIKNSTTKKSTTVESSTGKISTTLKPSTIKHSTTMKSTTIKNSTTKKSTTVESSTLKISTTLKPSTIKHSTTVKSTTIKNSTTKKSTTIESSTGKISTTLKPSTIKHSTTVKSTTIKNSTTKKSTTVESSTRKISTTLKPSTIKRSTTMKSTTIKNSTTKKSTTIESSTGKISTTLKPSTIKHSTTMKSTTIKNSTTKKSTTIESSTGKISTTLKPSTTKKPSTTEKPFTVEKSTLKNPTTLKSSTTLKHTARKFLYFF; translated from the coding sequence atgttttacggaaatatatttcttttttttattctcaTAACTGATATATCAGCTAGATATGGTCCTGCTCCAAAACGCGGTTATGGAAGTCAACAAAATAATCCcgttcaaaataatattcctGTAATAAATTATCCTTATTATCCATACTATACATATCCATATTATCCCTATATTCCGTACTATCCTCCACAATATAATATTCCATATTCATGTAAAagatattacaataaaaaaataaaactattagaatttcaacttaaaaaaacaaatgattatttaaaacatctaaaattaaaattaaaagaaatagagGAAAATCCAAGTAAAAGTTATGaacaaaaaaagttatacaaaataataaaacaaaaaatatattatgctaataaatatttagataagtataaaaaagaattatcatATTTCAAGCAAAAACTTAGCAAATGTTGGGGTTATAAAACAACTACCACAAAACAttcaacaacaaaaaaattaactaccATAAAATCATCAACAGGAGAAATATCTACTACAAATAAACATTCAACTACAATGAATTCAACTACCATTAAACCTTCAACAACAGAAAAACCATTTACTGTTGTAATTTCAACTTCAAAAAATCCAACTACACCAAATTTGTCAACAACATTAAAGCCATCtactataaaaaattcaaCTACAAAAAAATCAACAACGGCGAAGCACTCTACCATAAGAAAATCTACAACCATTAAATCATCAACAGGAAAAATATCCACTACATTGAAACCATCTACTATAAAACATTCAACTACAATGAAATCAACAACTACAAAGAAttcaacaacaaaaaaatctACTACTATTGAATCATCAACAGGAAAAATATCTACAACATTGAAACCATCTACTATAAAACATTCAACAACAGTAAAATCAACAACTATAAAGAAttcaacaacaaaaaaatctACTACTGTTGAATCATCAACAGGAAAAATATCTACTACATTGAAACCTTCTACTATAAAACATTCAACTACAATGAAATCAACAACTATAAAGAAttcaacaacaaaaaaatctACTACCGTTGAATCatcaacattaaaaatatctacTACATTGAAACCATCTACTATAAAACATTCAACAACAGTAAAATCAACAACTATAAAGAAttcaacaacaaaaaaatctACTACTATTGAATCATCAACAGGAAAAATATCTACAACATTGAAACCATCTACTATAAAACATTCAACAACAGTAAAATCAACAACTATAAAGAAttcaacaacaaaaaaatctACTACTGTTGAATCATCAACAAGAAAAATATCTACTACATTGAAACCTTCTACTATAAAACGTTCAACTACAATGAAATCAACAACTATAAAGAAttcaacaacaaaaaaatctACTACTATTGAATCATCAACAGGAAAAATATCTACTACATTGAAACCTTCTACTATAAAACATTCAACAACAATGAAATCAACAACTATAAAGAAttcaacaacaaaaaaatctACTACTATTGAATCATCAACAGGAAAAATATCTACTACATTGAAACCTTCTACTACCAAAAAACCTTCAACAACAGAAAAACCATTTACTGTTGAAAAATCAACTTTAAAAAATCCAACTACACTTAAATCTTCAACAACACTGAAACACACtgctagaaaatttttatatttcttttag
- a CDS encoding Thrombospondin, type 1 repeat and Proteinase inhibitor I2, Kunitz metazoa domain and Reeler domain and Spondin, N-terminal domain-containing protein: MFLYNKKHDKYIIFLVILLSSLYNCQKSLYECNRQIYEAKGPKKIGNNGFYIEITGKNDEKINDDEGFIPGMIYKITLKGRRTEYTVQTFRGFGITTLYENDKNAGKFEISKKRGEVRIAPNCRKSGVSHTNLRPKTSVSVLWRAPNSGDGCVLLRATIIESRNIWYADDSLLTLKFCAKKTHESAIPEDNLNAKCCACTEAKYDIEFLGIWSKETHPKEYPSLEHLTHFTDFLGASHSNNYTLWKFGEIASDGLKEIAEWGNTFKAENEMKDNAREIRTIIKLKGLWFPEVQGQTKSSFHVNKVHHFTSLAAMFGPSPDWCVGISGINLCLPDCTWVEERVFDLLPWDAGTDDGVTYMSPNVPAEPRHKIVPITTKTNKLSPFYNEFSDEIPPLGRLTIKRTNVINTGCRNDEEYKKEAFEVTSISEEEEYKDRRECLMSEWESWSLCSATCGKGVRMRSRVFQFPIKAQMFNCHRQTTERQFCSAKQTECHGSDLFSTECTTTNWEDWSSCSVTCGVGQRKRNRKLLDETKIDNCKKINLTDVEDCIGENGEDCNVTPNPLCKTTSWSEWSPCSASCDDGIKIRSRLFYYVEHELQCTNINLIEKAKCQMPSCRRLLTAHSEEICNEDKAEGQCGGVFPRYWYNSNTSKCERFIYTGCKGNRNQFETEKECKQLCVKNMNVDKVVIPGHQLIGEFGGEDTIIEDGGERVDCILNEWSPWSECSTTCGRGKRTRNKSIKVFPRNGGTPCPSGLHLIQERKCDNRPCESKGCRLGNWGMWSRCSQECDGIQFRRRRIFKSRNYIDNENDPNCYLPESEERKCNENC; the protein is encoded by the exons atgtttttatataataaaaaacatgataaatatataatatttttggtaattttactatcatcattatataattgtCAAAAATCATTATATGAATGTAATAGACAAATTTATGAAGCAAAAGGaccaaaaaaaattggtAATAATGGtttttatattgaaataaCAGGAAAgaatgatgaaaaaattaatgatgatGAAGGATTTATACCTGgtatgatatataaaataacattaaaaggACGTCGTACTGAATATACAGTTCAAACATTTCGTGGTTTTGGTATAACAACATTatatgaaaatgataaaaatgctggaaaatttgaaatatcaaaaaaacgTGGTGAAGTTAGAATTGCACCAAATTGTCGTAAAAGTGGTGTATCACATACTAATTTAAGACCAAAAACATCAGTTAGTGTTTTATGGAGAGCTCCAAATAGTGGTGATGGTTGTGTTCTCCTTAGAGCAACTATAATAGAATCAAGAAATATTTGGTATGCTGATGATagtttattaacattaaaattttgtgcTAAAA aaacaCATGAATCGGCTATACCAGAGGATAATTTAAATGCAAAATGTTGTGCATGTACTGAAGCAAAATATGATATTGAATTTTTGGGTATTTGGAGTAAAGAAACACATCCAAAAGAATATCCAAGTTTAGAACATCTTACACATTTTACTGATTTCTTAGGTGCATCACATAGTAATAATTATACATTATGGAAATTTGGTGAAATTGCAAGTGATggtttaaaagaaattgcTGAATGGGGTAATACATTTAAAGCAGAAAATGAAATGAAAGATAATGCTAGAGAAATAAgaacaataataaaacttaaaGGATTATGGTTTCCAGAAGTACAAGGGCAAACAAAATCAAGTTTTCATGTTAATAAAGTACATCATTTTACATCACTTGCTGCTATGTTTGGACCATCACCAGATTGGTGTGTTGGTATATCTGGTATTAATTTATGTCTTCCAGATTGTACATGGGTTGAAGAAAGagtttttgatttattaccATGGGATGCTGGTACAGATGATGGTGTTACATATATGTCACCAAATGTACCTGCTGAACCAAGACATAAAATTGTTCCAATCACaacaaaaacaaataaattatcaccATTTTATAATGAATTTTCTGATGAGATACCACCATTAGGAagattaacaataaaaagaaCTAATGTTATTAATACAGGATGTAGAAATGAtgaagaatataaaaaagaagcaTTTGAAGTAACAAGTATATCTGAAGAAGAAGAATACAAAGATCGTCGAGAATGTTTAATGAGTGAATGGGAATCATGGAGTTTATGTTCAGCAACATGTGGTAAAGGTGTACGTATGAGATCAAGAGTTTTTCAATTTCCTATAAAAGCACAAATGTTTAATTGTCATAGACAAACAACAGAAAGACAATTTTGTAGTGCAAAACAAACTGAATGCCATGGATCAGATCTTTTTTCAACAGAATGTACAACAACAAATTGGGAAGATTGGTCATCATGTTCTGTTACATGTGGTGTAGGGCAACGTAAACGTAATAGAAAATTACTTGATGAaacaaaaattgataattgtaaaaaaattaatcttacAGATGTTGAAGATTGTATTGGTGAAAATGGTGAAGATTGTAATGTAACACCAAATCCATTATGTAAGACAACATCATGGAGTGAATGGTCACCATGTTCTGCTAGTTGTGATGATGGTATAAAAATTCGTTcaagattattttattatgtagAACATGAATTACAATgtacaaatataaatttaattgaaaaagcAAAATGTCAAATGCCATCTTGTCGTCGTTTATTAACTGCTCATTCAGAAg aaatttgtAATGAAGATAAAGCAGAAGGACAATGTGGTGGTGTTTTTCCAAGATATTGGTATAATAGTAATACATCAAAATGTGaaagatttatttatacaGGATGTAAAGGTAATCGTAATCAATTTGAAACAGAAAAAGAATGCAAACAATTATgtgttaaaaatatgaatgtTGATAAAGTTGTTATACCTGGACATCAATTAATTGGTGAATTTGGTGGTGAAGATACAATTATTGAAGATGGTGGTGAAAGAGTTGATTGTATATTAAATGAATGGAGTCCATGGTCAGAATGTTCAACAACTTGTGGAAGAGGTAAAAGAACACGAAATAAATCAATTAAAGTATTTCCAAGAAATGGAGGTACACCATGCCCATCAGGATTACATTTAATACAAGAAAGAAAATGTGATAATAGACCATGTGAAAGTAAAGGATGTAGATTAGGTAATTGGGGTATGTGGTCTAGATGTAGTCAAGAGTGTGATGGAATTCAATTTAGAAGaagaagaatttttaaaagtagaaattatattgataatgaaaatgatCCTAATTGTTATTTACCAGAAAGTGAAGAGAGAAAATGTAATGAAAATTGCTAA